A window from Polyangium spumosum encodes these proteins:
- a CDS encoding alpha/beta fold hydrolase, with product MAIRPSQRNNTRLVGAGDTTIVLAHGFGTDQTAWRNQEPALAARHRVLLFDHVGAGHSDLSAYSPRRYGSLRSYALDLLHLLEELTLEHVIYVGHSMSGMIGVLAAIEEPRRFRKLILLGASPRYLDDEGYVGGFKREDLDGLYEAMQSNFHAWASGFAPIATANPDKPDLARDFAQTLAALRPDIGLHVARTTFESDHRRDLPALQIPTLVLQSQADIAVPVEVGAYLARHIPRAELQVLDATGHLPHWSAPERVTNEILSFAASP from the coding sequence ATGGCCATCCGACCTTCCCAGCGGAACAACACGCGCCTCGTCGGCGCAGGTGACACCACGATCGTCCTCGCCCACGGCTTCGGGACCGATCAGACCGCCTGGCGCAACCAGGAGCCCGCCCTCGCCGCGCGCCACCGCGTCCTGCTCTTCGACCACGTGGGCGCCGGACACTCCGACCTCTCCGCCTACAGCCCCCGCCGCTACGGCAGCCTCCGCAGCTACGCGCTCGACCTCCTCCACCTGCTCGAAGAGCTCACCCTCGAGCACGTCATCTACGTCGGCCACTCCATGAGCGGCATGATCGGCGTCCTCGCCGCGATCGAAGAGCCTCGCCGCTTCCGCAAGCTCATCCTGCTCGGCGCCTCGCCGCGTTACCTCGACGACGAAGGGTACGTCGGCGGCTTCAAGCGCGAGGACCTCGACGGCCTCTACGAGGCCATGCAGTCGAACTTCCACGCCTGGGCCAGCGGCTTCGCCCCGATCGCCACGGCCAACCCCGACAAGCCCGACCTCGCCCGCGACTTCGCCCAGACCCTCGCCGCCCTCCGGCCCGACATCGGCCTCCACGTCGCCCGTACCACCTTCGAATCCGACCACCGCCGAGACCTCCCCGCCCTCCAGATCCCCACGCTCGTCCTGCAGTCGCAGGCCGACATCGCCGTCCCCGTCGAGGTCGGCGCCTACCTCGCGCGCCACATCCCACGCGCCGAGCTCCAGGTCCTCGACGCGACCGGCCACCTGCCTCACTGGAGCGCCCCCGAACGCGTGACGAACGAGATCCTCTCGTTCGCCGCCTCCCCGTGA
- a CDS encoding DUF4304 domain-containing protein, protein MSHIFKTWVTPTLHEAGFKKRGSVYVRDLGSLQHLFQHESDDLNTAEKYSFTTNCGVYVPGVFPEFANPHLEEPKAPQPPDGILNVRPGMLTPAGDTWWELTSSDGPEKDDEVGQELRRLVEVAALPFFDRFRDERAVAEFLSQPRRKEDRHVMPFEETFELCYAAILWKRLGCKDRCRECIERERSKTKKRYSPLPEKFLARFSCDDD, encoded by the coding sequence ATGAGCCACATCTTCAAGACGTGGGTCACGCCCACGCTCCACGAAGCAGGCTTCAAGAAACGAGGGAGCGTGTACGTGCGGGATCTGGGGAGCCTCCAGCACCTCTTCCAGCACGAGAGCGACGACCTCAACACGGCCGAGAAGTACAGCTTCACGACGAATTGTGGGGTCTACGTGCCGGGGGTCTTTCCGGAGTTCGCCAATCCGCACCTCGAAGAGCCCAAGGCGCCTCAACCACCGGACGGAATCTTGAACGTGAGGCCCGGAATGCTGACACCAGCGGGCGACACGTGGTGGGAGCTCACGTCCTCCGATGGCCCCGAGAAGGACGACGAAGTCGGGCAGGAGCTGCGGAGGCTCGTGGAAGTCGCGGCCCTGCCGTTCTTCGATCGGTTCCGCGACGAACGCGCGGTCGCGGAGTTCCTCTCGCAGCCCCGCAGGAAGGAGGACCGGCACGTCATGCCCTTCGAGGAGACATTCGAGCTCTGTTATGCGGCGATCCTCTGGAAGCGGCTCGGGTGCAAGGACAGGTGTCGCGAGTGCATCGAGCGGGAGCGGTCGAAGACCAAGAAGCGTTATAGCCCCTTGCCCGAGAAGTTCCTGGCCCGGTTCTCTTGTGACGACGATTGA
- a CDS encoding RidA family protein: protein MNDKLTFVNPEGFVPPKGYSNGALVSGPTLFVAGQVGWNARCEFETDDLAEQFAQALDNVIAVVRAAGGEPTDLAKMTVYVTDLDAYRGSLKAIGQAWRARLGKHFPAMALLGVAGLVERRAKVEIEAVAVLRGAPGAA, encoded by the coding sequence ATGAACGACAAGCTCACCTTCGTGAACCCCGAGGGCTTCGTGCCCCCGAAGGGATATTCGAACGGCGCCCTCGTCTCGGGGCCCACGCTCTTCGTGGCCGGCCAGGTCGGCTGGAACGCGCGCTGCGAGTTCGAGACCGACGACCTCGCCGAGCAGTTCGCGCAGGCGCTCGACAACGTGATCGCCGTCGTACGCGCCGCCGGCGGAGAGCCCACCGATCTCGCCAAGATGACCGTGTACGTCACCGACCTCGACGCCTACCGCGGCTCGCTCAAGGCGATCGGGCAGGCGTGGCGCGCGCGGCTCGGCAAGCATTTCCCGGCGATGGCGCTGCTCGGCGTCGCGGGCCTCGTGGAGCGGCGCGCCAAGGTCGAGATCGAGGCCGTCGCCGTGCTCCGTGGGGCTCCGGGAGCGGCGTGA
- a CDS encoding acyl-CoA dehydrogenase family protein: protein MSARFLLSLPDLSPFFELRHHELATRLQGEHLDVLATTQDPAEVARLLGDPLGLYSYLVPEAYGGATTGRPVDLAYIDVRALVLVREALGQVSAQADSIFAVQGLGTYPILLGGSQDLIAEVVPDVVRGRRLGAFALTEPEAGSDVASLRTVAREDGDSFLLDGEKTLISNVPYADHHVVFANADPSLGRKGITAFYVPKGAPGLTLEALPMSAHPLGRLRLEGCRVPKEHVLGHVGAGFRIAMETLDAFRISVGAAANGMAARGLSASIEHVKRRRQFGAPLADRQIVQAYLAEMSTELDAARLLVARAAHRRDTTGERVTSEAAKAKMYATEAAQRIIDKAVQLHGGIGVLEGGVVERLYREIRPLRIYEGTTEIQKLVIAKALLG from the coding sequence ATGAGCGCGCGCTTCTTGCTCTCCTTGCCCGACCTCTCGCCCTTCTTCGAGCTGCGCCACCACGAGCTCGCGACGCGGCTCCAGGGCGAGCACCTCGACGTGCTCGCCACGACCCAGGATCCGGCCGAGGTCGCGCGCCTGCTCGGCGATCCGCTCGGCCTTTACAGCTACCTCGTGCCCGAGGCGTATGGCGGCGCCACGACGGGCCGCCCGGTCGACCTCGCGTACATCGACGTGCGCGCGCTCGTCCTCGTGCGCGAGGCGCTCGGCCAGGTCTCTGCGCAGGCCGACTCGATCTTCGCGGTGCAGGGCCTCGGCACCTACCCGATCCTGCTCGGCGGCTCGCAGGACCTCATCGCCGAGGTCGTGCCCGACGTCGTGCGGGGCCGTCGCCTCGGCGCCTTCGCGCTCACCGAGCCCGAGGCGGGCAGCGACGTCGCCTCGCTGCGCACGGTCGCCCGCGAGGACGGCGACAGCTTCCTCCTCGACGGCGAAAAGACGCTCATCTCGAACGTGCCCTACGCCGACCACCACGTGGTCTTCGCGAACGCCGACCCCTCGCTCGGCCGCAAGGGCATCACGGCCTTCTACGTCCCGAAGGGCGCGCCGGGCCTCACGCTCGAGGCGCTGCCGATGAGCGCGCATCCGCTCGGCCGCCTGCGCCTCGAAGGCTGCCGCGTGCCGAAGGAGCACGTGCTCGGCCACGTCGGCGCGGGCTTCCGCATCGCGATGGAGACGCTCGACGCCTTCCGCATCTCGGTCGGCGCGGCGGCGAACGGCATGGCCGCGCGTGGGCTCTCGGCGTCGATCGAGCACGTCAAGCGGCGGCGCCAGTTCGGCGCGCCGCTCGCCGATCGGCAGATCGTGCAGGCGTACCTCGCGGAGATGTCGACCGAGCTCGACGCGGCGCGCCTGCTCGTCGCCCGCGCGGCGCACCGGCGCGACACCACGGGCGAGCGCGTGACGAGTGAGGCGGCGAAGGCGAAGATGTACGCGACCGAGGCCGCGCAGCGCATCATCGACAAGGCCGTGCAGCTCCACGGCGGGATCGGCGTGCTCGAAGGGGGCGTGGTCGAGCGCCTCTACCGCGAGATCCGGCCGCTGCGCATCTACGAGGGGACGACGGAGATCCAGAAGCTCGTGATCGCGAAGGCGCTGCTCGGCTGA
- a CDS encoding NADH:flavin oxidoreductase, producing MWKPPERIRHPLPDDRPPTADDAARALLFSPLTLASGLTLADRTWVPAMVPWRATEDGFVSKDVLDWYGRFAEGEPGALVVEATGIRDVPSGPLLRIGHDRFLPGLADLTRRVRDKSAGRTRLFVQLIDFLRIRRRPPHEKYLETHLALTPAHRRNLERETGDAFWAEAPETAIREFLRAATDEQLDRILDPRELEALRFGARERVTDVHEPHIRDLPRALPALFADAARRARQAGFDGVELHYAHAYTMASFLSARNDRKDGYGGSREARARLPLEVYAAVRDAVGRDFTVGCRFLCDEIIDGGSRVEDAIHHGLLFARAGMDFLSLSTGGKFEDAKQPKVGDAAYPYTGPSGYECMPTALSDARGPFARQVEKQARIREALRAEGLETPTVAAGGIGTFVQAESILARGQADLVAAARQSLADPDWFRKHRLGRGAEVRRCIYSNYCEALDQRHRQVTCQLWDRKDLDEPGAPRSAEGNRRLVAPRWDR from the coding sequence ATGTGGAAACCCCCGGAGCGCATCCGCCACCCCCTCCCCGACGACCGGCCGCCCACCGCCGACGACGCCGCTCGTGCGCTCCTCTTCTCGCCGCTCACCCTCGCCTCTGGCCTCACCCTCGCCGATCGCACCTGGGTCCCTGCCATGGTCCCCTGGCGTGCCACCGAGGACGGCTTCGTCTCGAAGGACGTCCTCGACTGGTACGGCCGCTTCGCCGAGGGTGAGCCCGGCGCCCTCGTCGTCGAGGCCACCGGCATCCGCGACGTCCCGAGCGGCCCGCTCCTCCGCATTGGCCACGACCGCTTCCTCCCCGGCCTCGCCGACCTCACCCGCCGCGTCCGTGACAAAAGCGCCGGCCGCACCCGCCTCTTCGTCCAGCTCATCGACTTCCTGCGCATCCGCAGGCGCCCCCCGCACGAAAAATACCTCGAGACCCACCTCGCCCTCACCCCCGCGCATCGACGGAACCTCGAACGCGAGACCGGCGACGCCTTCTGGGCCGAGGCCCCCGAGACGGCCATCCGCGAGTTCTTGCGCGCCGCGACCGACGAGCAACTCGATCGGATCCTCGACCCGCGCGAGCTCGAGGCCCTCCGCTTCGGGGCGCGCGAGCGTGTCACCGACGTCCACGAGCCTCACATCCGCGACCTGCCCCGCGCCTTGCCCGCCCTCTTCGCCGACGCCGCCCGCCGCGCCAGGCAGGCCGGCTTCGACGGCGTCGAGCTGCATTACGCCCACGCCTACACGATGGCCTCGTTCCTCTCCGCCCGGAACGACCGCAAGGACGGGTATGGCGGCTCGCGCGAGGCCCGCGCCCGCCTCCCGCTCGAGGTGTACGCCGCCGTCCGTGACGCCGTCGGCCGTGATTTCACCGTCGGCTGCCGCTTCCTCTGCGACGAGATCATCGACGGCGGCAGCCGCGTCGAGGACGCGATCCATCACGGCCTGCTCTTCGCCCGCGCCGGCATGGATTTCCTCTCCCTCTCCACCGGCGGCAAATTCGAGGACGCAAAACAACCCAAGGTCGGCGACGCCGCTTATCCCTACACCGGCCCGAGCGGCTACGAGTGCATGCCCACGGCCCTCTCCGACGCCCGTGGCCCCTTCGCCCGCCAGGTCGAAAAGCAGGCGCGTATTCGCGAAGCCCTGCGCGCCGAGGGCCTCGAGACGCCCACCGTCGCCGCCGGAGGCATTGGCACCTTCGTCCAGGCCGAATCGATCCTCGCCCGAGGCCAGGCCGATCTCGTCGCCGCCGCGCGCCAATCGCTCGCCGATCCCGACTGGTTCCGCAAGCATCGCCTCGGCCGCGGCGCCGAGGTCCGGCGCTGTATCTACTCGAATTATTGCGAGGCCCTCGATCAGCGCCATCGCCAGGTCACCTGCCAGCTCTGGGATCGAAAGGACCTCGACGAGCCCGGCGCGCCGCGCAGCGCCGAAGGCAATCGCCGCCTCGTCGCCCCCCGCTGGGACCGTTGA
- a CDS encoding metallophosphoesterase family protein: MKHAAPLLFASLLLTACSEDPAPPVNPPPPEPVDERCPGTGVSKGPWSLRVDRTSAVVRWETCRADVAGGVLFNPEGSDEIRQVDATVTTYEVPETRKAPLDPSAPPDEAGTYWTHEAVLSDLQPGACVQYHLAADPAAKGRVCAAKPDGAPLRFLAIGDTNPGLNRITLKLLDQVLPMNPDFTLHGGDIQYYDSGLETYASWFPAMRPLLAQGAMFPALGNHELEVPEEYEAYYRRFWGDAGFDGAGDHYRFESGGVWFFSLDTEKPLGKDSEQGKWIADSLADAASKPGYRFSVVFLHKPLVTCGDKSDDPVTRAELEPIFVQHGVRLVIQAHLHGYERFAFPDITWITTGGGGATLVDVDENIDRPACAMRATSGSVRHAVLLDATGNTLTGQVIDDKGAVWDTFTLEGP, encoded by the coding sequence ATGAAACACGCCGCTCCCCTCCTCTTCGCCTCCCTCCTCCTCACCGCCTGCAGCGAAGACCCCGCGCCGCCGGTCAACCCGCCGCCCCCCGAGCCCGTCGACGAGCGTTGCCCCGGCACCGGCGTCAGCAAGGGCCCGTGGTCCTTGCGCGTCGACCGCACCTCCGCCGTCGTCCGCTGGGAGACCTGCCGCGCGGACGTCGCCGGCGGCGTCCTCTTCAACCCCGAGGGCAGCGACGAGATCCGCCAGGTCGACGCGACCGTCACCACCTACGAAGTCCCCGAGACCCGCAAGGCCCCCCTCGATCCGAGCGCCCCGCCCGACGAGGCCGGCACCTACTGGACACACGAGGCCGTGCTCTCGGACCTCCAGCCCGGCGCCTGCGTCCAGTACCACCTCGCGGCCGACCCGGCGGCGAAGGGCCGCGTCTGCGCCGCCAAGCCCGACGGCGCGCCGCTCCGCTTCCTCGCCATCGGCGACACGAACCCGGGCCTCAACCGCATCACGCTGAAGCTGCTCGACCAGGTCCTGCCGATGAACCCCGATTTCACGCTGCACGGGGGCGACATCCAGTATTACGACTCCGGCCTCGAGACCTACGCCTCCTGGTTCCCCGCCATGCGCCCGCTGCTCGCCCAGGGCGCGATGTTCCCGGCGCTCGGCAATCACGAGCTCGAGGTCCCCGAGGAATACGAGGCCTATTACCGCCGCTTCTGGGGCGACGCCGGCTTCGACGGCGCGGGCGACCATTACCGCTTCGAATCGGGCGGCGTCTGGTTCTTCTCCCTCGACACCGAAAAACCCCTCGGCAAAGACTCCGAGCAAGGCAAATGGATCGCCGACTCCCTCGCCGACGCCGCGAGCAAGCCCGGGTATCGATTCTCGGTCGTCTTCCTCCACAAGCCCCTCGTCACGTGTGGCGACAAATCCGACGACCCGGTGACCCGCGCCGAGCTCGAGCCCATCTTCGTGCAGCACGGCGTCCGCCTCGTCATCCAGGCGCACCTGCACGGCTACGAGCGATTCGCCTTCCCCGACATCACCTGGATCACCACGGGCGGCGGCGGCGCGACCCTCGTCGACGTCGACGAGAACATCGACCGCCCCGCCTGCGCGATGCGCGCCACCTCGGGCAGCGTACGCCACGCCGTCCTCCTCGACGCGACGGGCAACACGCTCACGGGTCAGGTGATCGACGACAAGGGCGCCGTCTGGGATACCTTCACCCTCGAAGGCCCCTGA
- a CDS encoding MarR family transcriptional regulator, giving the protein MSAKPAGKGEQNPAVRAWVRILAVQKVALAAIRDDLEAEMTLPRFDLLSNLVREDGQTLASLSRSMLVTAGNITGLVDRAARDGLVERRADPNDRRAWRVHLTPKGQLAFQRAERRHAARVSKLFSALSANELASLVRVLDKVRLTLRGPELSAVRGPRGEARRTPERGARRARARSEEDP; this is encoded by the coding sequence GTGAGCGCCAAGCCTGCGGGCAAGGGCGAGCAGAACCCCGCCGTGCGCGCGTGGGTCCGCATCCTCGCCGTGCAGAAGGTCGCGCTCGCCGCGATCCGCGACGACCTCGAGGCCGAGATGACCCTGCCGCGCTTCGACCTCCTGTCGAACCTCGTGCGCGAGGACGGGCAGACCCTCGCCTCGCTCTCGCGCTCGATGCTGGTCACGGCCGGCAACATCACCGGCCTCGTCGATCGCGCCGCGCGGGACGGGCTCGTCGAGCGCCGGGCCGATCCGAACGATCGGCGCGCCTGGCGTGTCCACCTCACGCCGAAGGGCCAGCTCGCCTTCCAGCGCGCCGAGCGTCGCCACGCCGCGCGTGTCTCCAAGCTCTTCTCTGCGCTCAGCGCGAACGAGCTCGCGAGCCTCGTTCGTGTGCTCGACAAGGTACGACTCACCCTCCGCGGCCCCGAGCTCTCGGCCGTCCGCGGCCCGCGCGGCGAGGCACGCCGCACCCCCGAGCGTGGCGCGCGCCGCGCTCGCGCCCGATCCGAGGAAGATCCGTGA
- a CDS encoding enoyl-CoA hydratase family protein, which yields MTLSPKTFDLEISRGIAQITLNRPERLNALTFEVYGELAQTFRSLEKADDARAVVITGKGRGFCSGGDVEGIIAELFARDITGLVEFTRVTGALIQSIAELRRPVIAAINGVAVGAGAVIAAACDMRIFAESARIGFIFPRVGLSGADMGASFLLPRIVGRGRAAELLFFGDLIGAEEALRIGLANRVVPDADVLTTARGWAERLAKGPTFAHRMTKQMLESEHGLTLAAAIEAEAQAQALCMAHPDFREAYEANKVKRPARFLGAEICDPPPPAAPKPDAGSDA from the coding sequence GTGACCCTCTCGCCGAAGACCTTCGATCTCGAAATCTCCCGCGGCATCGCCCAGATCACCCTGAACCGGCCCGAGCGCCTGAACGCGCTCACCTTCGAGGTGTACGGCGAGCTCGCCCAGACCTTCCGCTCCCTCGAGAAGGCCGACGACGCGCGCGCGGTCGTGATCACCGGCAAGGGCCGCGGCTTCTGCTCGGGCGGCGACGTCGAGGGCATCATCGCCGAGCTCTTCGCGCGTGACATCACCGGCCTCGTCGAGTTCACGCGCGTGACGGGCGCCCTCATCCAGAGCATCGCCGAGCTGCGCCGCCCCGTGATCGCCGCCATCAACGGCGTCGCCGTCGGCGCGGGCGCCGTCATCGCCGCTGCGTGCGACATGCGCATCTTCGCCGAGAGCGCGCGTATCGGCTTCATCTTCCCGCGCGTCGGCCTCTCGGGCGCGGACATGGGCGCCTCGTTCCTCCTGCCCCGCATCGTCGGCCGCGGCAGGGCCGCCGAGCTGCTCTTCTTCGGCGACCTCATCGGCGCCGAGGAGGCGCTTCGCATCGGCCTCGCCAACCGCGTCGTGCCCGACGCCGACGTGCTCACGACGGCCCGCGGCTGGGCCGAGCGCCTCGCGAAGGGCCCGACCTTCGCGCATCGCATGACCAAGCAGATGCTCGAGAGCGAGCACGGCCTGACCCTCGCCGCCGCGATCGAGGCCGAGGCGCAAGCGCAGGCGCTCTGCATGGCCCACCCTGACTTCCGCGAGGCCTACGAGGCGAACAAGGTCAAGCGCCCGGCGCGTTTCCTCGGCGCGGAGATCTGTGATCCGCCGCCGCCGGCCGCGCCGAAGCCCGACGCCGGGAGCGACGCATGA